The following are encoded together in the Dyella terrae genome:
- a CDS encoding B12-binding domain-containing radical SAM protein: MLTIQVGHSYFLRFDRKQWERGKPYPPLATIHVAALLRRVGHQVSLFDAMLAEGVEDYAATLPTSRPDVVLIYEDNFNYLTKMCLARMRDAACEMIAMARASGARVIVAGSDASDQPDAFLAAGADAVLIGEGIAPLVELIRRLDQNPSIDAHEWVAGLAGVASMERDTLQLKRIGAAPPDPRIVGHPAWDLIDVERYRTFWVERHGHFSLNMAASRGCPFRCNWCAKPIWGNHYNRRSAEDVAAEMAYLKHTFHADHIWLADDIFGFHVDWVEAFAAHVNQIGGAIPFTIQTRADLISDRMATALSHAGCTEAWIGAESGSQRVLDHMNKGTKVADLITARERLGALGIRVGFFIQLGYLGEQLEDILATRDLIARAAPDDIGVSVSYPLPGTRFYEQVKAQLGEKTHWRDSDDLAMMFQGAYDSEFYRRVRDLLHEQVIVQQWKVVDLPDRHRQASRTLDGRWRSLIETEVSHRTTPLDAPLRAGTSQHA, encoded by the coding sequence ATGCTAACCATTCAGGTCGGTCACTCCTACTTCCTGAGGTTCGACCGCAAGCAATGGGAACGCGGCAAACCCTATCCGCCTCTCGCGACCATCCATGTGGCCGCGCTGTTACGTCGCGTAGGCCACCAGGTTTCCCTGTTCGACGCCATGCTTGCCGAAGGCGTCGAAGACTATGCCGCGACCTTGCCGACATCCAGGCCCGACGTTGTCCTCATCTACGAGGACAACTTCAATTACCTGACCAAGATGTGCCTGGCCCGCATGCGCGATGCGGCCTGCGAGATGATCGCCATGGCCCGCGCATCGGGTGCGCGCGTGATCGTCGCGGGCTCCGACGCCTCCGACCAGCCAGACGCCTTCCTGGCCGCGGGTGCGGATGCCGTATTGATCGGCGAAGGCATTGCGCCCTTGGTCGAACTGATCCGTCGGCTTGACCAGAATCCATCCATCGACGCTCATGAATGGGTAGCTGGTCTCGCCGGTGTGGCGTCGATGGAACGCGACACGCTGCAACTGAAACGCATCGGCGCCGCACCACCCGATCCACGCATCGTCGGCCATCCCGCGTGGGATCTTATCGACGTGGAACGCTACCGTACCTTCTGGGTGGAGCGGCACGGCCATTTCAGCCTCAATATGGCGGCATCGCGCGGCTGTCCGTTTCGTTGCAACTGGTGCGCCAAGCCCATCTGGGGTAACCATTACAACCGTCGATCCGCCGAGGATGTCGCGGCGGAGATGGCGTACCTCAAACACACTTTCCACGCGGACCATATCTGGCTCGCCGATGACATCTTTGGATTCCACGTGGACTGGGTCGAGGCGTTTGCCGCGCACGTCAACCAGATCGGCGGCGCCATCCCCTTCACCATCCAGACCCGCGCCGACCTTATCAGCGACCGCATGGCGACGGCACTGAGCCACGCGGGCTGCACGGAAGCCTGGATCGGCGCAGAAAGTGGAAGCCAGCGCGTACTGGACCATATGAACAAGGGCACCAAGGTCGCTGATCTGATCACCGCTCGCGAGCGATTGGGTGCGCTGGGCATCCGCGTGGGCTTCTTCATCCAGCTTGGTTATCTAGGTGAGCAGCTCGAGGATATTCTGGCTACGCGTGATCTCATTGCACGCGCCGCGCCGGATGATATTGGCGTCAGCGTCTCCTATCCGTTGCCCGGCACGCGCTTCTACGAACAGGTGAAGGCGCAACTTGGTGAGAAGACGCATTGGCGGGACAGCGACGACCTCGCCATGATGTTCCAGGGTGCCTACGACTCGGAGTTCTATCGCCGCGTGCGCGATCTGCTGCACGAACAGGTCATTGTGCAGCAATGGAAGGTGGTCGACCTGCCCGACCGGCACCGTCAAGCCTCCCGCACCCTGGATGGCCGTTGGCGCTCACTGATCGAGACAGAGGTCTCGCATCGCACGACTCCCCTGGATGCGCCACTGCGCGCAGGAACGTCACAACATGCCTGA
- a CDS encoding YncE family protein, with the protein MSTSMQRMTRLSAIGLAFLTLHSFGGTQTASAQDAFLPRSITSSTIPTNGDLNPYGVAFVPQNFPRGGAIAPGDVLVSNFNNISNLQGTGTTIIKLTPTGQLAPGVAAGTGGNATTFFQSHLGGLTTALGVLSRGFVVVGNVPTTDGTVTTISQGALQVIDGRGKLVATLSDSRFLDSPWDLAINDQGYRAQIFVSNVLSGTVSRLDVTMGTAGFVVTKRVQIAVGYSHLPNSAALVLGPTGLAYDEGSDTLFVASTADNAIFAVPSAGGRSAAVNKGRVVFVSPHLRGPLALAFAPNGHLLTANGDAVNADPLHPSEIVEFTRTGGYVTESNVDASQGGAFGVATVLSVQNVAFNYAAIDDVANDLIVTLVPAAEQ; encoded by the coding sequence ATGAGCACGAGTATGCAAAGGATGACTCGCCTGTCCGCCATCGGGCTGGCGTTTCTGACCCTCCATTCCTTCGGCGGCACGCAGACGGCCAGTGCACAGGATGCCTTCCTTCCGCGCAGCATCACGTCATCGACGATACCGACGAACGGCGACCTGAATCCCTATGGCGTGGCTTTCGTGCCGCAGAACTTCCCGCGAGGTGGGGCCATCGCTCCCGGCGACGTGCTGGTATCGAATTTCAACAACATCAGCAATCTTCAGGGCACGGGTACAACGATTATCAAGTTGACGCCCACAGGTCAGCTAGCCCCAGGTGTCGCCGCAGGCACCGGCGGCAACGCGACGACTTTCTTCCAAAGCCATCTCGGTGGCCTTACGACTGCGCTTGGTGTTCTCAGCCGCGGTTTCGTCGTTGTCGGGAACGTACCTACAACGGACGGCACGGTAACCACGATTTCACAGGGTGCTCTTCAAGTTATCGATGGCCGCGGCAAGCTGGTCGCGACGTTGTCGGATAGCAGATTCCTGGATAGTCCCTGGGATCTGGCCATCAACGACCAGGGCTACCGCGCGCAGATATTCGTCTCCAATGTGCTTAGTGGCACTGTGTCGCGACTGGACGTGACCATGGGTACGGCGGGTTTCGTGGTGACCAAGCGGGTTCAGATCGCTGTGGGGTATTCCCATCTACCCAACTCCGCAGCGCTTGTGCTGGGGCCAACGGGGCTGGCTTACGACGAGGGCTCGGATACATTGTTCGTTGCGTCTACCGCGGACAATGCGATCTTCGCCGTGCCAAGTGCGGGTGGACGTAGTGCGGCCGTGAACAAGGGTCGTGTCGTTTTCGTAAGCCCCCATTTGCGCGGCCCCCTGGCGCTGGCATTCGCCCCTAATGGACATTTACTGACGGCCAATGGCGACGCGGTCAATGCAGACCCTCTGCATCCAAGCGAGATCGTGGAGTTCACGCGCACCGGTGGCTATGTCACCGAATCCAACGTGGATGCTTCACAAGGTGGCGCATTCGGTGTTGCCACCGTGCTTTCGGTGCAAAACGTGGCATTCAACTATGCAGCGATCGACGATGTCGCTAATGACCTCATCGTAACCTTGGTCCCAGCCGCCGAACAGTAG
- a CDS encoding glycosyltransferase family 4 protein, with protein sequence MSPLHVAQINFHPTPAGQGLTDTLTRWPSLVDIAEAAAGAGARITVIQRAAHSEHLHRNGVDYHFVVANDHDDGGARTIANLLADLRADVLHVHSLSAAAQAHALARALPGVPMLLQDHADRVPTWWRRSRWRHWYASARGVVFTANELARPYMSAKLFGASTRLFAIPESTSRFTPGSRAHAWSETGLYGNPCVVWVGHLQSGKDPLTVLAGAAEAAQALPDMQLWCAFGNAPLLSQVQQRIASDPRLRARVHLLGKVPHERVQSLMRAADIFVSGSRAESCGYALLEAMACGVTPVVTRIPSFRALTGEIGRLWSPGDSNEFAQALIQAAAFPSSPQAVRAHFERHLSLDAVGQRWVDAYEQLVSDRQGDAS encoded by the coding sequence GTGTCGCCACTCCATGTCGCGCAGATCAACTTTCATCCCACGCCGGCAGGTCAGGGCCTGACTGACACCTTGACGCGATGGCCATCGCTGGTCGACATCGCGGAGGCGGCAGCCGGCGCAGGGGCGAGGATTACGGTGATCCAGCGGGCGGCGCACTCGGAGCACCTGCATCGGAATGGCGTGGACTATCACTTTGTGGTGGCGAACGATCATGATGATGGTGGTGCCCGCACCATCGCGAATCTGCTGGCCGACTTGCGAGCGGACGTGCTGCATGTCCATAGCCTGAGCGCCGCCGCCCAGGCCCATGCACTCGCGCGAGCACTGCCAGGCGTTCCAATGCTTCTGCAGGATCATGCGGACCGCGTGCCGACATGGTGGCGGCGCTCGCGCTGGAGGCACTGGTATGCGTCGGCCCGTGGCGTGGTGTTCACAGCGAACGAACTGGCGCGGCCCTACATGTCCGCGAAGCTGTTCGGTGCATCGACGCGCTTGTTTGCCATTCCCGAATCCACCAGCCGCTTCACCCCGGGGAGCCGCGCACATGCATGGTCCGAAACGGGCCTGTACGGCAATCCCTGTGTGGTTTGGGTCGGACATTTGCAGTCCGGCAAGGACCCGTTGACGGTGTTAGCCGGTGCGGCGGAGGCCGCTCAGGCCTTGCCGGACATGCAACTGTGGTGTGCTTTCGGTAACGCCCCTCTGCTGTCGCAGGTCCAGCAACGTATCGCGAGTGATCCTCGCCTGAGGGCGCGCGTTCATCTGCTCGGCAAGGTGCCGCATGAGCGCGTGCAATCGCTGATGCGGGCGGCCGATATCTTTGTTTCTGGAAGTCGTGCGGAGAGTTGTGGCTACGCGTTGCTGGAAGCCATGGCGTGTGGCGTGACGCCGGTGGTGACCCGTATTCCTTCATTCCGAGCGCTGACAGGCGAGATTGGCCGTTTGTGGTCGCCCGGTGACAGTAACGAGTTTGCGCAAGCGCTGATCCAGGCAGCGGCGTTTCCCTCGTCCCCGCAAGCAGTGCGAGCCCACTTCGAGCGCCATCTGTCGCTGGATGCAGTGGGACAGCGCTGGGTTGATGCCTATGAGCAACTGGTCAGCGATCGCCAGGGAGATGCATCGTGA
- a CDS encoding serine kinase, translating into MTSEPETSDLLADPFLERPARGRSVEHWILGRRFRFTSESEALLALVDATYAGLPPHALSADPTPLQIELRVASLRSEWAGEPPPVHMQSGAGLLCGVVDAANYVVISPATGHALIVASADMLAFPYHLRYELIEFAVFTLATRVQGLIPLHGACLGLNGRGLLIMGGSGAGKSTLALHGMLEGLELLAEDAVFVHAESLRATGVPNYLHVRQDGLAWVDDAQYRQWISSSPTITRRSGVEKFEIDLRHGPARLAAPLALAGIVFVASPGPATTTAQLRPVGREGVAARLAVEQPYAASQQGWVTFMHEVARLKTFELIRGRHPLESVRMLRQLLD; encoded by the coding sequence ATGACATCCGAGCCCGAGACGAGCGACCTGCTCGCCGATCCCTTCCTCGAGCGACCTGCACGCGGGCGATCGGTCGAGCACTGGATCCTGGGGCGTCGCTTTCGCTTCACCAGTGAGAGTGAGGCGCTGCTTGCTTTGGTGGATGCCACGTATGCAGGACTGCCTCCGCATGCGCTTTCGGCAGACCCGACGCCGCTTCAGATCGAACTGCGCGTGGCGTCGCTTCGCAGCGAGTGGGCGGGCGAGCCGCCGCCGGTGCACATGCAGTCCGGGGCTGGCTTGTTGTGCGGGGTCGTGGATGCAGCCAACTATGTCGTGATTTCCCCTGCGACCGGCCATGCACTCATCGTGGCATCCGCGGACATGCTGGCCTTCCCTTATCACCTGCGCTACGAACTCATCGAGTTCGCGGTGTTCACCTTGGCTACGCGCGTGCAGGGCTTAATCCCCCTGCATGGGGCCTGTCTTGGCCTGAATGGCCGTGGGCTTCTGATCATGGGTGGCAGTGGGGCAGGTAAGTCGACACTGGCGTTGCACGGTATGTTGGAGGGGCTGGAACTTCTCGCCGAGGATGCGGTGTTTGTGCACGCGGAAAGCTTGCGTGCCACCGGCGTTCCCAACTATCTCCATGTGCGTCAGGATGGGTTGGCCTGGGTGGACGACGCGCAATATCGCCAATGGATCAGCAGCTCGCCGACGATAACGCGCCGTAGTGGGGTGGAGAAATTCGAGATCGATCTTCGCCATGGGCCAGCGCGACTGGCTGCGCCACTCGCGCTCGCGGGTATCGTGTTTGTTGCTTCACCCGGTCCGGCGACAACCACGGCGCAGCTTCGCCCGGTCGGCAGGGAGGGCGTGGCTGCTCGCCTTGCCGTCGAGCAACCGTATGCCGCCAGTCAGCAGGGATGGGTGACCTTTATGCATGAAGTGGCACGACTGAAGACATTCGAGCTGATTCGCGGGCGTCATCCGCTGGAATCAGTCCGCATGCTCCGGCAGTTGCTGGACTGA
- a CDS encoding flavin reductase, whose protein sequence is MASLKPLVIATSIDAGQRTAIEYCDKLTGKRVGSLRLTRMVSLGIAEHGSPTLYRVTAGEHHCLGWPRSAWNRWLQNRLMQRQPSAHHALMAPVAVQQLMVAYLCPRPVVLVSIDTPHHRNMFPMDLIGPLSRSGLYSLALRSTNVSAQIMRETGRVALSCIPADMKPMAYKLSEHHKVPLKDWDALPFPVRLSLELGIPAVASALCVHELTLLHSQEIGSHTFFLGRIFSDEPLAHGDQLHHTPGYYQTYRRRQEMPFAEA, encoded by the coding sequence GTGGCTTCGCTCAAGCCGCTGGTCATCGCGACCAGCATCGATGCAGGTCAACGAACGGCCATCGAGTATTGCGACAAGCTCACGGGCAAGCGGGTGGGAAGCCTGCGGCTGACACGGATGGTTTCACTGGGCATCGCTGAGCATGGTTCACCCACGCTCTATCGCGTCACAGCGGGCGAGCATCATTGCCTCGGCTGGCCGAGAAGCGCCTGGAACCGCTGGTTGCAAAATCGCCTGATGCAGCGGCAACCCTCCGCACATCATGCGTTGATGGCTCCCGTTGCGGTACAGCAACTGATGGTCGCGTACCTGTGCCCACGACCGGTCGTACTCGTCTCTATCGACACACCTCATCACCGGAACATGTTCCCGATGGACCTGATCGGTCCGCTATCGCGGAGCGGACTGTATTCACTCGCCTTGCGCAGTACCAACGTCTCCGCGCAGATCATGCGTGAAACGGGCCGCGTTGCGCTGTCCTGTATTCCCGCTGACATGAAACCCATGGCCTACAAACTCAGCGAGCACCATAAAGTGCCGCTGAAGGACTGGGACGCCCTGCCGTTTCCCGTGCGCCTCTCGCTGGAACTGGGCATTCCGGCGGTGGCTTCGGCGCTATGCGTGCATGAGCTGACCCTGCTGCACAGTCAGGAAATCGGCTCCCATACTTTCTTTCTCGGCCGGATCTTCTCTGACGAACCGCTCGCGCACGGCGATCAGCTCCATCACACGCCAGGCTACTATCAGACCTATCGTCGCCGGCAGGAAATGCCGTTCGCCGAGGCTTAG
- a CDS encoding glycosyltransferase family 4 protein, with the protein MKLALVVPGGVDRTGEFRVIPVLLALIRRLACEHEVHVYALRQEAAADGWRLAGAHIHNIGDGWPRLRAIGAIRDEHQRAPFDLVHAIFSGSCSLVAVVAAVWLGVPSLVHIAGGELVAMHEIDYGGRRFLKGRLREALVLRGADAVTAASAPIIDSLRTLGLRARRVPLGVDLRCWPPKPPKCRRESRARLIHVGSLNRVKDQPTLLRALAVLVEQGVDFEMDIVGQDTLDGEMQQLAHALELDEHVHFHGFKTQRELRPMMEAADLLVMSSFHEAGPLVALEAAVVGVPTVGTAVGHIAEWSPSAAMAVPVGDWSALAEAIRRVLEDDALRLRLAVSAHRRAVTEDADHTARAFQALYLQVVTAGPGR; encoded by the coding sequence GTGAAGCTCGCGCTGGTGGTGCCAGGGGGCGTCGACCGCACCGGGGAGTTCCGTGTGATTCCCGTGCTGCTGGCATTGATCCGGCGACTGGCCTGCGAGCATGAAGTGCACGTGTATGCGTTGCGACAGGAGGCCGCCGCGGATGGTTGGCGGCTCGCCGGTGCGCATATCCACAATATCGGTGATGGCTGGCCGCGCCTGCGTGCCATCGGCGCCATCCGCGACGAGCACCAACGGGCGCCATTCGATCTGGTGCATGCCATCTTCTCGGGTTCGTGCAGCCTCGTTGCGGTGGTGGCTGCTGTATGGCTCGGCGTGCCGAGTCTGGTGCATATCGCGGGCGGCGAACTGGTCGCCATGCATGAGATCGACTATGGCGGCCGCCGTTTCCTGAAGGGGCGGTTGCGCGAAGCACTTGTGTTGCGCGGAGCCGACGCGGTGACCGCGGCGAGCGCGCCCATCATCGATTCCCTGCGGACACTAGGGCTGCGGGCGCGCCGGGTGCCATTGGGCGTGGATCTTCGTTGCTGGCCACCTAAGCCACCAAAATGCCGGCGCGAGAGTCGTGCGCGGCTTATTCATGTGGGCAGCCTCAACCGTGTGAAGGATCAACCGACGCTGTTGCGTGCGCTTGCCGTGCTGGTCGAACAGGGCGTGGACTTCGAGATGGATATCGTTGGGCAGGACACCCTCGATGGCGAGATGCAGCAGCTGGCTCATGCTCTGGAGCTCGATGAGCATGTGCATTTCCACGGCTTCAAGACGCAGCGCGAGTTGCGTCCCATGATGGAGGCGGCTGATCTGTTGGTGATGTCGTCCTTTCACGAGGCAGGGCCGCTCGTGGCGCTGGAGGCTGCCGTGGTGGGTGTACCTACGGTTGGCACGGCCGTGGGGCATATTGCCGAGTGGTCGCCATCTGCCGCGATGGCCGTGCCTGTAGGCGACTGGTCGGCGTTGGCAGAAGCCATTCGACGTGTGCTGGAGGATGACGCGCTGCGCCTGCGACTCGCGGTATCAGCGCATCGCCGCGCCGTGACGGAGGACGCCGACCACACGGCGCGAGCCTTCCAGGCGCTCTATCTTCAAGTAGTGACGGCGGGCCCGGGGCGCTGA
- a CDS encoding nucleotidyltransferase family protein: MPDGRTTPRAQPSLERIKAGLLRTTETLAIELAHPTGDTPDWNALEWRLATAAAVAHGVAGQLHTYVHWSNPEWTRFLESQHDHVARRHERIDTLLQRIDTQARGIGVPLVALKGTALHAIGIYAPGERPMADIDLLVSEENQEYAGAMLESMGYVLSFAGWKHRVYKPADNANVVCLGEHRDTPINIELHTRIQERLPVATVDITSCIYPRSPAPGINSYPSHGALMSHLLLHAAGNICNRTMRLIHLNDISLLAARMVRSEWLALWGDGTTESPWWALPPLLLVSRYYTGAVPPSLLYELESECRGPLRFASRHLTLTKASCSELWLHAWSGIEWSRSVREAGQFALNRVRPSAQARQERADMVRTQLWLQASPWVTATLWRRALAWLKHPVTRMDTMYVVRAALEQTSPAWTQRPGPAVTT; encoded by the coding sequence ATGCCTGACGGACGCACCACGCCACGCGCCCAGCCCTCGCTTGAACGTATCAAGGCTGGCCTGCTGCGCACCACCGAAACGCTCGCCATCGAGCTCGCACATCCCACGGGCGACACGCCCGACTGGAATGCGCTGGAATGGCGACTGGCCACTGCGGCTGCAGTGGCTCATGGTGTCGCCGGGCAACTACACACCTACGTCCATTGGAGCAATCCCGAGTGGACGCGGTTCCTCGAAAGTCAGCACGACCATGTGGCGCGGCGCCACGAGCGCATCGATACCTTACTGCAGCGTATCGACACACAGGCACGCGGCATAGGCGTGCCATTGGTGGCACTCAAGGGAACGGCACTCCACGCCATCGGCATTTATGCGCCGGGCGAGCGTCCCATGGCGGACATCGACCTATTGGTGAGCGAGGAAAATCAGGAGTACGCCGGCGCCATGCTCGAAAGCATGGGCTATGTGCTTTCGTTCGCCGGCTGGAAGCACCGGGTCTACAAGCCGGCGGACAACGCAAACGTCGTCTGTCTTGGCGAACACCGCGACACACCGATCAACATCGAACTGCATACGCGCATCCAGGAACGGCTTCCAGTAGCCACCGTGGATATCACGAGCTGCATCTACCCGCGCTCGCCGGCGCCAGGCATCAACTCGTATCCGTCGCATGGCGCGCTGATGAGCCATTTGCTGCTGCACGCGGCGGGTAACATCTGCAATCGCACGATGCGGCTCATTCATCTGAACGATATTTCGCTGCTGGCCGCCCGTATGGTGCGTAGCGAGTGGCTGGCGCTCTGGGGTGACGGCACCACGGAATCTCCCTGGTGGGCTCTGCCTCCGCTGTTGCTGGTGTCGCGCTACTACACCGGCGCCGTTCCGCCCTCGCTGCTCTACGAGCTTGAGTCCGAATGCCGTGGCCCACTTCGCTTCGCATCCAGGCACCTCACCCTGACCAAGGCCTCCTGCTCCGAACTATGGCTGCATGCGTGGTCCGGCATCGAATGGTCGCGCTCGGTCCGCGAAGCCGGACAATTCGCCCTGAACCGCGTACGTCCATCGGCGCAAGCACGACAGGAACGGGCCGACATGGTGCGCACACAACTCTGGCTGCAGGCGTCACCATGGGTAACGGCCACGCTGTGGCGTCGCGCACTCGCCTGGCTCAAGCACCCGGTAACCCGCATGGACACCATGTACGTGGTGCGTGCTGCGCTTGAGCAGACATCGCCCGCGTGGACTCAGCGCCCCGGGCCCGCCGTCACTACTTGA
- a CDS encoding alpha/beta fold hydrolase, which translates to MTRLLLTLFGALAICHSVAAEVRPYPTNFHNEEIQADGATLHVRVGGKGPAVVLVHGFGDTGDMWEPLAENLARDHTVVVPDLRGMGLSSHPAGGYDKRTQAADIRAILTQLHIDHSVVVGHDIGTMVAYAYAARYPDKTDRLVVMDAPVPGIPPWDQIVRSPKLWHFDFGGPDEERLVAGRERIYLDRFWNEFAGNPAKIDEATREHYAAIYAKPGAMRSAFAQFNSIRQDAEDNKASMASKLTMPVLAIGGEKSFGSNEAVVMRNAANNVTELVIPNAGHWLMEEAPDATITAVRNFIEQEDPGK; encoded by the coding sequence ATGACCCGCTTACTTTTGACCTTGTTTGGCGCCCTGGCGATATGTCACTCCGTCGCCGCTGAGGTAAGGCCTTATCCCACTAACTTTCACAACGAGGAGATCCAAGCGGATGGCGCCACACTCCACGTACGAGTGGGCGGCAAGGGACCTGCCGTCGTGCTTGTTCATGGCTTTGGTGACACCGGCGATATGTGGGAGCCATTGGCGGAGAATCTCGCTCGCGACCACACCGTCGTCGTTCCCGACTTGCGTGGTATGGGTCTGTCATCACATCCGGCTGGCGGCTACGACAAAAGAACCCAGGCGGCGGACATCCGGGCGATCCTAACGCAACTGCATATTGATCACTCGGTGGTCGTTGGTCATGACATTGGCACCATGGTTGCCTATGCCTATGCCGCACGATACCCGGACAAGACAGATCGCTTGGTCGTCATGGATGCGCCGGTCCCTGGCATTCCACCGTGGGATCAGATCGTTCGTTCGCCCAAGCTGTGGCATTTCGATTTCGGTGGGCCGGATGAAGAGCGCCTCGTAGCTGGCCGCGAGCGCATTTATCTAGACCGCTTCTGGAATGAATTTGCCGGTAATCCAGCCAAGATCGACGAGGCCACCAGGGAGCACTACGCCGCCATCTATGCGAAACCAGGCGCGATGCGATCGGCCTTTGCTCAGTTCAATTCAATCCGGCAGGACGCCGAGGACAACAAAGCGTCGATGGCCAGCAAACTCACGATGCCCGTGCTGGCCATTGGCGGCGAGAAGTCGTTTGGATCGAACGAAGCGGTGGTCATGCGCAACGCGGCGAACAATGTGACCGAGTTGGTGATTCCCAATGCTGGCCATTGGCTGATGGAAGAAGCCCCGGATGCCACGATCACAGCAGTTCGCAATTTCATCGAACAAGAAGATCCGGGCAAATGA
- a CDS encoding LysR family transcriptional regulator yields MLDLNDFFLFVQVVDRGGITSAGRTLRMPKSTISHRMQALEAHLGVRLLNRTSRHFGVTDAGQDFYRHAVVMLREAELAESVIRQRLGEPSGTIRCTAGVATMQFALAEAIAGFLAQFPKVSIEAHALDRTVDIVSENFDLAIRAHSGPLPDSNLVQRTLAPAPWYLFAGTEFRSRI; encoded by the coding sequence ATGCTCGATCTCAACGACTTCTTCTTGTTCGTGCAGGTGGTCGACCGCGGGGGCATCACGTCGGCCGGCAGGACGCTACGCATGCCCAAGTCAACGATCAGCCACCGCATGCAGGCGTTGGAGGCCCATCTGGGGGTACGACTCCTCAACCGGACATCACGGCATTTTGGCGTGACTGACGCCGGCCAAGACTTCTACCGGCACGCCGTCGTGATGCTTCGCGAAGCCGAACTGGCTGAAAGCGTGATCCGGCAACGTCTGGGGGAGCCGAGCGGAACCATTCGATGCACGGCAGGCGTCGCAACCATGCAGTTCGCGCTCGCAGAGGCCATTGCAGGTTTCTTGGCGCAATTCCCCAAGGTCAGCATTGAGGCGCACGCGCTGGATCGCACCGTCGATATTGTCAGTGAAAATTTTGACCTGGCTATCCGCGCGCATTCAGGCCCCCTCCCCGACTCCAATCTCGTACAGCGCACCTTGGCACCGGCACCTTGGTATCTTTTCGCGGGCACGGAATTCCGATCAAGGATCTAA
- a CDS encoding class I SAM-dependent methyltransferase — translation MHTGEQYHQFFLTSRRDVAVRSRFQRMAMELLPHGADILDFGAGTGIDARTYAAHGHRTFVYEPSSAMRDHLLMYCREELDQRTIISIDESNECRVFAVTANFAVFNHFADHTQLFDELSRTVRKGGFVLTSMLNPYYLGDARYGWWLANAFHLLRRGHYAIPSESRIHRFAPRVVARSAAPHFRLERIEPGGLGMATQLYMFLLFRRI, via the coding sequence ATGCATACCGGAGAGCAGTACCACCAATTCTTTCTGACCTCCCGCCGGGACGTAGCGGTGCGCAGCCGGTTCCAGCGGATGGCGATGGAGCTGCTACCGCATGGGGCAGACATACTCGATTTTGGGGCGGGAACGGGCATTGATGCCAGGACCTACGCGGCTCATGGGCACCGCACGTTTGTCTATGAACCTTCATCCGCCATGCGCGATCACCTGTTGATGTACTGCCGCGAAGAACTCGATCAGCGAACCATCATCAGTATCGATGAATCCAACGAATGCAGGGTGTTCGCTGTGACGGCGAATTTCGCGGTCTTCAACCATTTCGCGGATCACACCCAACTCTTCGATGAGCTATCTCGCACGGTCCGCAAGGGCGGCTTTGTGCTGACGAGCATGCTCAACCCCTATTACCTGGGCGATGCGCGCTACGGCTGGTGGCTGGCCAACGCTTTCCATCTACTTCGCCGCGGCCATTACGCCATCCCAAGCGAAAGCCGCATCCATCGTTTTGCGCCGCGCGTCGTGGCTCGGTCAGCAGCGCCGCACTTCCGCCTGGAGCGGATCGAACCTGGCGGCCTCGGCATGGCGACCCAGCTCTACATGTTCCTGTTGTTCCGGCGCATCTGA
- a CDS encoding isochorismatase family protein translates to MTQRTYEPLTRDNAALVLVDHQVGLLSGVRDYSIAELKHNVVALAKAAKALGLPIVVTTTARDSMWGPTFPELVEALPGVQIIDRMSVNAYDDDKVAKAIDATGRKKLIFAGVSLEVCAALPAMTAAARGYDAYVAVDASGTFNKTKHDVNLLRMQQAGVILSDYSTLMVEILKFNSSPEAGAVYGALDMDWATLVGQIAASYKK, encoded by the coding sequence ATGACGCAGCGCACCTACGAGCCGCTCACCCGCGACAACGCCGCCCTTGTCCTGGTCGACCACCAGGTTGGCCTTCTGTCGGGCGTTCGCGACTATTCGATCGCGGAACTCAAGCACAACGTTGTCGCACTGGCCAAGGCCGCCAAGGCGCTCGGCCTGCCGATTGTCGTGACGACCACCGCACGCGACAGCATGTGGGGTCCGACGTTCCCCGAGCTGGTTGAAGCACTGCCGGGGGTGCAGATCATTGATCGCATGTCCGTCAATGCGTACGACGACGACAAGGTCGCCAAGGCTATCGACGCTACGGGCCGCAAGAAGCTGATCTTCGCTGGCGTGTCGCTGGAAGTCTGTGCCGCTCTTCCGGCCATGACGGCGGCGGCGCGTGGATACGACGCCTACGTCGCCGTTGACGCTTCGGGCACCTTCAACAAGACCAAACACGATGTGAACCTTCTGCGCATGCAGCAGGCCGGCGTCATTCTGTCGGACTACAGCACCTTGATGGTCGAGATTCTGAAGTTCAACAGCAGCCCGGAAGCGGGTGCGGTTTATGGTGCGCTCGACATGGATTGGGCGACGCTCGTCGGTCAAATCGCGGCCAGCTACAAGAAGTAG